A genome region from Arthrobacter sp. V1I9 includes the following:
- the hisD gene encoding histidinol dehydrogenase: MTISSDLPATPADAAVNFRTVDLRGRNLTLAELRAAVPRAQGQTVADAEEKVLDIISAVRQRGFDALGKLALRFDGVEQNHPLVPQEALAAALQELDPAVRMALEESISRARRFADGQRPRNVEVQLGDGALVSQNWLPVARVGLYVPGGLAVYPSSVIMNVVPALAAGVESIALASPPQKEFDGLPHPTILAAAALLGITEVYAIGGAQAIAAFAYGVPATEAGPSLEPVDVVTGPGNIFVATAKRLVKGAVGIDSEAGTTEIAILADSTAQPALVAADLISQAEHDPKAASVLITDSEDLAAAVRTELDRQAAATKHSGRVIEALSGPQSGAVLVDDLDQGIAACDAYAAEHLEIMTRDAAGVAARIRNAGAIFVGDFSPVSLGDYCAGSNHVLPTSGTAAFSSGLNVTTFLRAIQVVNYSREALAEVSGHIVSLSGAEDLPAHGEAVTARFS, translated from the coding sequence GTGACCATTTCTTCCGATCTTCCCGCAACCCCCGCTGATGCCGCCGTGAATTTCCGCACTGTTGACCTCCGCGGCCGGAACCTGACCCTCGCGGAACTCCGCGCCGCTGTGCCCCGCGCCCAGGGCCAGACGGTAGCCGACGCCGAAGAGAAGGTCCTCGACATTATCTCCGCCGTCCGGCAGCGGGGCTTCGACGCACTGGGAAAATTGGCCCTTCGCTTCGACGGCGTGGAGCAGAACCACCCCCTCGTTCCGCAGGAGGCCCTTGCGGCAGCACTGCAGGAGCTGGACCCCGCCGTCCGGATGGCGCTGGAGGAATCAATCAGCCGGGCACGCCGGTTTGCCGATGGCCAGCGTCCGCGCAACGTGGAGGTTCAGCTAGGCGACGGCGCACTGGTCAGCCAGAACTGGCTGCCGGTGGCGCGGGTGGGACTCTACGTGCCCGGCGGCCTTGCCGTCTACCCGTCCTCCGTCATCATGAACGTGGTACCGGCACTCGCCGCCGGAGTAGAGTCCATTGCCCTGGCCTCGCCCCCGCAGAAAGAGTTCGACGGCCTGCCGCACCCCACCATCCTTGCCGCCGCTGCGCTGCTCGGCATCACGGAGGTGTACGCCATCGGCGGCGCCCAGGCCATCGCCGCGTTCGCCTACGGGGTGCCCGCCACGGAGGCCGGTCCATCGCTGGAACCGGTGGACGTGGTGACCGGGCCGGGCAATATTTTCGTGGCGACGGCCAAGCGCCTGGTGAAAGGCGCAGTAGGTATCGATTCCGAGGCCGGCACCACCGAGATTGCAATCCTCGCGGACTCCACGGCCCAACCTGCACTGGTCGCCGCCGACCTGATCAGCCAGGCGGAACACGATCCCAAGGCGGCCTCGGTGCTCATCACGGATTCCGAAGACCTCGCCGCCGCCGTCCGCACCGAACTGGACCGGCAGGCCGCCGCCACCAAGCACTCCGGCCGCGTCATCGAAGCGCTGTCCGGCCCGCAGTCCGGGGCGGTCCTGGTGGACGACCTTGACCAGGGCATCGCCGCCTGTGACGCCTACGCGGCGGAGCACCTTGAAATCATGACCCGCGACGCCGCCGGCGTGGCCGCCAGGATCCGTAATGCCGGGGCCATCTTCGTTGGCGACTTCAGCCCAGTCAGCCTTGGGGACTACTGCGCCGGCTCCAACCACGTGCTGCCCACCAGCGGCACGGCTGCCTTCTCGTCCGGCCTGAACGTCACCACCTTCCTCCGGGCCATCCAGGTAGTGAACTACAGCCGTGAGGCGCTGGCAGAAGTGAGCGGCCACATCGTCAGCCTGTCCGGCGCAGAAGACCTGCCCGCCCACGGCGAGGCGGTCACGGCCCGGTTCTCCTGA
- a CDS encoding flavin reductase family protein — MTVNDVPFERTFREMFRRHAAGVAIITVNYQDSPFGFTATSVASLSAQPPRFTFNMARSSRSWPAVANTTYLGVHMLGLENQQLADRFAGAGNRFEGDHWDVGPHGVPVLKDVAGWLIGEVQMRLSFENNAVVVVQVVDGQVGGDGSPLLYHSGGYSQPVPLDYEI; from the coding sequence GTGACCGTAAATGACGTGCCGTTCGAGCGGACGTTCAGGGAGATGTTTCGGCGCCACGCCGCGGGAGTTGCCATCATCACGGTCAACTACCAGGACAGCCCGTTCGGCTTCACTGCCACCTCCGTAGCGTCGTTGTCGGCGCAGCCCCCGCGCTTTACCTTCAATATGGCGCGCAGTTCCAGGTCATGGCCTGCCGTGGCCAACACCACCTACCTCGGCGTCCACATGCTTGGACTGGAGAACCAGCAACTCGCCGACCGGTTTGCCGGCGCCGGCAACCGTTTTGAGGGCGACCACTGGGACGTCGGGCCGCACGGGGTACCGGTGCTGAAGGACGTGGCCGGCTGGTTGATTGGCGAGGTGCAGATGCGCCTCTCGTTCGAGAACAACGCGGTTGTGGTGGTGCAGGTGGTCGACGGCCAGGTGGGCGGCGACGGGTCGCCACTCCTCTACCACTCCGGCGGGTACAGCCAGCCGGTGCCGCTCGACTACGAAATCTAA